The following coding sequences lie in one Endomicrobiales bacterium genomic window:
- the ilvC gene encoding ketol-acid reductoisomerase translates to MATKMYYDKDADLNLLKGKKVAIIGYGSQGHAQALNLKESGVNVVIAELQGSDNYNKAVEAGWKPLSAAEATKGADWVQMLVADEVQSKVWNSEIKPNIKKGATLGFSHGFNIRFGQIVAPKDVNVAMVAPKGPGHLVRRMYEEGKGVPCLIAIEQDATGNAKEMALAYAKGIGGTRAGVLETTFAEETETDLFGEQVVLCGGLVELIRGGFETLVNAGYQPEIAYFECLHEAKLIIDMIYEGGISWMNYSISDTAEYGEYAIGKRIVNEETRAEMKKVLAEIKSGKFAKEWLLENQTNRPMFNQSRKEVSESQIEKVGKGLRAMMPWMRQR, encoded by the coding sequence ATGGCAACAAAGATGTATTACGACAAGGATGCAGATTTAAATCTTTTGAAGGGCAAAAAAGTGGCAATAATTGGTTATGGCAGCCAGGGTCATGCTCAGGCATTGAACCTAAAAGAATCCGGAGTAAATGTTGTTATAGCCGAATTGCAAGGTTCCGATAACTACAACAAAGCGGTTGAAGCAGGTTGGAAGCCGTTAAGCGCTGCTGAAGCAACAAAAGGTGCCGACTGGGTTCAGATGCTTGTTGCCGATGAAGTTCAAAGCAAAGTTTGGAATAGTGAAATAAAACCAAACATAAAAAAAGGTGCGACACTTGGTTTCTCTCACGGTTTTAATATCCGCTTTGGTCAAATTGTTGCCCCAAAAGATGTCAATGTGGCAATGGTTGCTCCAAAAGGCCCAGGCCATTTAGTTCGCAGAATGTATGAAGAAGGCAAGGGTGTGCCATGCCTTATAGCAATTGAACAAGATGCAACTGGCAACGCAAAAGAAATGGCGCTTGCTTATGCAAAAGGTATTGGCGGCACAAGAGCAGGCGTGCTTGAAACAACCTTTGCCGAAGAAACCGAAACAGACCTTTTCGGCGAGCAGGTTGTGCTTTGCGGCGGCCTTGTTGAACTTATAAGAGGCGGTTTTGAAACACTTGTTAATGCCGGTTACCAGCCGGAAATTGCATACTTTGAATGCTTGCACGAAGCGAAACTTATCATAGATATGATTTATGAGGGTGGAATATCGTGGATGAATTATTCTATATCCGATACTGCGGAATATGGTGAGTATGCAATTGGAAAAAGAATCGTAAATGAAGAAACCCGCGCAGAAATGAAAAAAGTTCTTGCGGAAATAAAATCGGGTAAGTTTGCAAAAGAATGGTTGCTTGAAAACCAGACAAATAGACCAATGTTTAATCAGTCGCGAAAGGAAGTATCCGAAAGTCAAATTGAAAAAGTTGGCAAGGGCCTTCGTGCAATGATGCCGTGGATGAGACAGAGATAA